The Lycium ferocissimum isolate CSIRO_LF1 chromosome 1, AGI_CSIRO_Lferr_CH_V1, whole genome shotgun sequence genome includes a region encoding these proteins:
- the LOC132066557 gene encoding amino acid permease 6-like, with the protein MAPEFQNNTMSMPMELESGYVQENFDDDGRKKRTGTLLTASAHIITAVIGSGVLSLAWAIAQLGWVAGPAVLFAFSFITYFTSTLLADCYRSPGPVSGERNYTYMDVVRSHLGGVKVTLCGIAQYANLVGVTIGYTITASISMVAVQRSNCFHKNGHEAGCSIESYPYMIIFAVIQIILSQIPNFHKLSWLSILAAVMSFAYASIGLGLSIAKVAGVGHDVKTSLTGVVVGVDVSESEKVWKSFQAIGDIAFAYAYSTVLIEIQDTLRSSPPESKVMKRASLAGVSTTTLFYILCGTIGYAAFGNKAPGNFLTGFGFYEPFWLIDFANVCIAVHLIGAYQVFCQPLYGFVEARCSQRWPDSKFINSEHAVQVPCCGTTYNVNLFRLVWRTTYVVVTTVIAMIFPFFNDFLGLIGAASFYPLTVYFPIEMHIAQRKIPKYSFTWVWLKILSWTLPQGQGRTHIVSSGFI; encoded by the coding sequence ATGGCACCTGAGTTCCAGAATAACACCATGTCCATGCCAATGGAGCTCGAAAGTGGGTACGTTCAAGAAAACTTTGATGATGATGGACGCAAAAAAAGAACAGGGACTTTGTTGACTGCGAGTGCACATATTATCACTGCTGTTATTGGTTCTGGAGTGCTATCTCTAGCATGGGCAATAGCACAATTAGGATGGGTGGCTGGTCCTGCTGTTCTCTTCGCTTTTTCTTTCATCACttacttcacttctacactTCTCGCGGACTGTTATCGTTCTCCGGGCCCTGTTTCTGGTGAGAGAAACTATACTTACATGGACGTCGTCCGCTCTCACTTAGGAGGTGTGAAGGTGACACTCTGTGGAATTGCACAATATGCTAACCTTGTCGGAGTTACCATTGGATACACAATAACAGCATCTATTAGTATGGTGGCTGTACAGAGGTCAAATTGTTTTCACAAAAATGGACACGAAGCTGGCTGCTCAATTGAGAGTTACCCATATATGATCATATTTGCAGTGATTCAAATAATTCTTAGCCAAATCCCAAACTTCCACAAGCTCTCGTGGCTATCAATTCTTGCTGCTGTTATGTCTTTTGCTTACGCTTCTATAGGCCTTGGACTCTCTATAGCCAAAGTCGCAGGTGTGGGGCACGATGTAAAGACAAGCCTAACAGGGGTGGTAGTTGGGGTTGATGTATCTGAATCAGAGAAAGTATGGAAAAGCTTCCAAGCCATTGGAGATATTGCATTTGCTTATGCTTATTCCACCGTTCTCATTGAAATACAGGACACACTGAGATCATCACCTCCAGAAAGCAAGGTAATGAAGAGAGCATCACTAGCTGGAGTTTCCACCACAACCTTGTTCTATATACTATGTGGTACCATTGGCTATGCAGCCTTTGGAAACAAAGCTCCAGGAAATTTCCTAACTGGTTTTGGTTTCTATGAACCCTTTTGGCTTATTGACTTCGCCAACGTCTGCATTGCCGTCCACCTTATTGGAGCTTACCAGGTTTTCTGCCAACCATTATATGGGTTTGTGGAGGCTCGATGCAGCCAGCGATGGCCAGACAGCAAATTCATCAACTCTGAACACGCAGTGCAAGTTCCATGTTGTGGCACTACTTACAACGTCAACTTGTTCAGGTTGGTGTGGAGAACAACATATGTTGTAGTGACAACCGTGATTGCCATGATATTCCCATTCTTCAATGACTTCTTGGGTTTGATTGGGGCAGCATCGTTCTATCCATTAACCGTCTACTTCCCAATAGAGATGCACATTGCCCAGAGAAAGATACCAAAGTATTCTTTCACATGGGTATGGCTGAAAATATTGAGCTGGACTTTGCCTCAGGGGCAGGGGCGGACCCACATAGTCTCAAGTGGATTCATATGA